DNA from bacterium:
AGCGCGCGCCGTGTACTGTATTCCCGAATGCGAAAACGCAGCCACGTCGTAAACGCATTAGCCGGGATAAACAGCAGTACGGCAGTCGCCATGAGGTTGTAACTGATCTTCAGATCGAAGTAGAAAAACGCGATAAGCGGCAGGAAAAAGACGATCACCGCTTCGGTAAACAGTACCGTCGTGATCAAGACCGCAACGCCAAAGCGACCCGGTGGCTTGGTGCGCAGGATGCGGTACAGGGCGATACTGATATATGAGAGCAGGAAGGTCAACAGCCAGTCTACCCATGGAGCCACGGGATGAATGAAACGGTGCTTGAGCAGCATGTCAATGACATTGGCATGAATCAGGACACCCGGCATGTCGGGACCTTCAATGCCGACTTTCTTCCCCATCGGTGTCTTATGCGTATCATCGAGAAAAAACAGTCCGCCTTCGTTGACATACCCCACGAGAACGATCGCATCTTTGAAAAATGAATCATACATGTTTCCCTGGAGCACATCGTCGATGGGGACACTGGGGATTTGTGTGAATGTCGAGCTGTAGTATATCACCTGCGGCTCTGAAGGCAGCGAGAGTACAGCCTCTGTAGCGGAGGGCTGCACCATGTCCAGCACTTTGACCGGGAAGCTCATCCAGCGTTCACCGTCCACTTCCGCCCATGGAAGGAAACGGCGGATGACACCATCGCGATCGGGCACGAGGTTCGCGAAGCCATAATTGTCGCACGCAGCACGAATCGGTGGTATTATTTCGAACGTGGGCTCACAGGTCTCGAGATCAATGCCGCTTACAAGGACGGTATTCGGCACATTCTGCAGCGCAAGACGCAGGGCCTCAACCTCCATGAGGCGATCCTCTGGGAAGCGTTCGACGTGTAAATCATCGAGAATGATATCGAGTCCCACAACCGCCGCGCCGAGATCCTGCAACCGGTACAGCAGCGCAGCAATCTTGCCATCTGGCGTCGGAGCCACCTCCCCGATATTCACAACCTTGATGCGTTTGTCCGGAAACTCGGCGTAACGCACAGCGAAGATGGCGTCGAGACTGACGTCCGCAATATTGAGGAAGTCGATACGATCGAGGATAGGATTGAGAAAGGAGGTTTCATCCGCATCGGGCAACTGTTGCGAGATCATGATCATGACCTGCACGAGCAGCAGCACAAGCAGTGAGGCCGCCAGATATTCCAGTCGGAAGAAATACTGGATCAGGCGCTTACGCATCCCGCATCAACATGGGTTCAACGGCAGAATTGACCCAGTATAGAATTTCCCCCCAGCAAATCCAAGGCGAGCAGAGGTGTAACGGGAATCGAATGCCTGCACACCTGTCGCAGCCCGGAGCGCCAGCACCCCCCTTGCAACTGATCAGAATCCGTCGGAGAGGTCAAATCCGAACAGCATGCCGAAGTACCAGCGCCATTCCTTCCCATAGGTCACGTTGGCAAGCTGGAATTCGCGTGTAAACTCATCAATGCCGTAGGCACCGCTGAAAAAAATACGCGTCGGATACATGGAAAAGCTGAACGTCTCGAGCCGTAGTTCAAAGCCTACGTCCTTCTTCATACCTGAGACGGTGAACTGATCCGGAGCCATCACGGCATCGCCGACGTCCGCGAACACGCCTCCATATAGCTTGTCGAACAGGATATGACCGAGTCGAAGATCCATGCTCGATACAATCGGGAAACGGTAGGTCACCTGCGCGGTGGCGAGTTCGTTGCCGCCGAGTGCGTAATAGGTGTAACCCTGCATCCCGGTAATACCGCCCGCGTAATAATTGAAGAAGTCGTCAACCTCTGGCCCGAGAATACTCGCGCCACGCAACCGGAGGGTAACGGAATGTCCCTGCCATGGCATTGCCGCGGCGAGCATCAAATGTCCGTCGAAACGGTGGAAATTGAAGTCCGTGTATATGGGAACAAGAATGCCGTTGCGAACTTCGGAATCCCCATTGGGATTGAAATTATTGAACTCGTAATCGTAATACAGTGTGAAACGCACACCGACGGGATTGATTTCGCGGTCGCGTGTCGGTACGAGATTGCGGTAGCGAAACACCGCGCTCAGGTCATTGCCGACAAAATACAGGTTGTCAGAGGCAGGGACGAGCTGGTCCGTGGTCGGCAGGCGGAACTGGCCGATGGTGCTGGTATAGCGGCTGTGCGTGTATCCCACCTCGAGCCGCATATGATTGTCGAAGAGGTTGTGCCCGAGTTTCGCGGAAAATGCAAGGAGGTTGAAATCCGCGTCGACACCGACGGTATCCCTGCTTCGAAGCTCGATATCGGTGGACGTGCCGCGCGTGACGTTGAACACTTCCAGTGAAAGATCAGGATACAGTCCCATACTGCTGAACAGCGGCAGGTCGTCGCGGAACGTGATATTCAGGTACAGGTCGCGTTCACCTTTGATGTTGATGGAACCGCTGGCCATGAATTCCACACGGTTCAGTACATCGGACGAGTACATCATCAGTCCGGGCTTGAGCAGTTCAACACCGCTGTTGTCAGGATTGAACTCATCGATGCGAATCGTCGGAAAGTACATCATGCTCTGGAACAGCCGTTCGTACGTGCTGGTCTCCTCGTACTTTGGCACCGATGAATCGTCAAAACTGTTAAGCGCCTCCCAATCCCATTCCGTGGGATCGACCGAAGCGATCGGTGAAGAATACATTCCGGAAGGAAGATAGGTGTGCCCCGCAACGTCCAGCGGTTGTGCGTCGGGCAGTGATGCGATGCGGTATCCTCCTGCCGTATATGCTGCATACAGCAGATCGCCATCAGCATTGACGGCCGGCATGAAGGCGCCGCCAACAACATTGGTGAGCACCGCATCCTCGCCGCGGTCTCCGAGCTCATGGCGGTAGATGTTGAAAATCCCTGTCCTGTCCGAGGCGTAATAGATGGACCGGCCATCCTTACTGAAATGGGGATTCCGGGCATCCGCATGCATTTCCGCGATGAGTGGTTCGAAGCCGCTTCCGTCAGGATGCACACGGGCAATACCGCGCTGTACGCGTGGCGCATAGCCAAATACGATCCACTTCCCATCCGGCGACCAGGTCGGTGTGAAGATCTGCTCGCCCGAGACAAAGCCGGTGACATTACGGAAGTTGCCGCCGTCCGCATCCACCAGCCCGAGATTCACCGTCCCGTCATTTGCGAAGGCAAAGGCAATGCTGCTGCCATCCGGCGAGAAGCTCGGATTGAATGCGCGCAGTCCATTAGTAATTCGCGTCTCTTCCTCCGAATCGAGATTGTACTCGTAAAGATCGTAGTAGAGATGACCGTAGACGGAGGGATCGTTGTAACGCGAGTACAGCAGGCGCTTGCCGTCGGGCGACCACGAGACGGTGGACGACACGCCGGGCGTGAGCATACGCTCTTCCCCGCTTTCGATATCGTGGAGATAGATGGCAGACTGCCCGAAATAATCCGCGTACTTATTGGAGACGTAGGCGAAGGATTTCCCGTCCGGCGCCCAGGTGGGATAGAAGTTTCCGAACCCCACATCCGCGATGAGGTTGCCCTCCACACGCTTGCTCATCACCGGGGCGATACGTTTTTCATATTCGGATTGAAGGTGCGTTTCCCAGTCATCATAAAGCTCCTGCCCCGAGACACCAAGTACGTCTTTGATGGCGGCATCCACCGTGAAGACAAAAGGATCGCTCATGTCACGTGTGATTTCCGGCAGCTTCTCTTCCCCGTACTTCTGCGCAATGTAGCGCGTGAGATTGTATCCCGCGTTGTACACGCTTTCGTTGCCGAGACTGGTTTTTCCAAAAGCGCTCATCTCACCCCAGGTGAGCATGCTGTCACTGAGCACATAGCTGCGAAGGATCATATCGCGATGCGAATCCCAGCTCTCATAGCCCAGGAGTCCACGCTGAAACTGCGCCGTCCCTTCCGCCATCCAGGGGGGTACGATGACGCCCGGGAAGGGATACGATACGAGTAGATTCGGATAGCCGTACAACACGTCGCGCCGTCGTTCCTTCTCGTAGCCAAACCATTGGAAGGTCAACGCGGGTATGCGGCGCCCGAATTTCATCGCCGCCTGTATCTGGATGATATGCGTAAACTCATGCGCGATGACATTCCGCAGCCAGTTGTGCGTGCCGCGAAGGTCGAAATCCAGCGGCGAAGCCCAAATCTCGATCTTGTTATTGAAGAAATACGCAGCGCCGTTCGAGTAATCCGAAATGTCCTTGACGATGAAACTCACGCGCGTGTCGGGTTCATGATCATACAGCGAGGTGATCGGACCGTACACATCCTCCGCCACCTTCGCGATGACGCGCGCCGTGCGCTCCGCGCCCTCGTGGTAATGCACGTAGAAATGCTTCGTGGTGATGGTGAACCAGTCCTTCTCCGGCGCGGAGTAGCTGTCGGGCTGCGCCAGCAGTGTTGCGGACGAGAGGGATATGACAAGGAGGGTCAGGAAAAACGTGCGTAATTTCATGCAGGACCGTATTGCTCTGATGCGCTGATTCCAGGAACAGCAGTGTTATTTGACAACTGCGATTTTGATGATTTTCTCTTCACTGCGGGATCCGGCCGTCACCTTCACGTGTGCGAGGTAAACATCGCTCTCGATGCCGCTGACATCCCAGGCGAGATCCGTGTCCACGCCACCGACGGCGGAACCGTTCACCTCGTCAACCTTGTCGCCGGCGAGATCATAGATTTTTACGTTGACGTCAGCGTCAACCGAGACATAGACGCGAATGTAACTGATATTATCGTATGTCGGATTCGGCCAGGGATAACAACGCTGTTCGGGGAAGAAGTCCTCGGTGGGATTGCTGGCATTCGTCGTCTGAAGCACCGCGCAGTTGTTTCCGGCATTGGCCTGACGCGAGCGCCACAGCAACTGATCGTCCGTCACAGCGTTCGCCGTCTCGAAAAGCAGGAGATTCCCGTTTGGCGAAGCCGCGGCAATGCCGAGCTTTCCGGAGGCGGTGCGCAGCAGTGCGACATCAGCCAGTGAAGGAATCGGTACGGGAAAACCGTCGGCATGATGAGCACCGGTCCTGAACTGCCAGACCTGCCGTTCGCCTACGCCGAACACCGCGTCACCTTCCTGTGATCCAAGATTCGCCGAAAGTGCGAAACGAATATCCTCTGAGACGGGATAATTATTGACGGTCGAGTACGCATAATTCAGTGCGCGCAATTCGGTTCCACTGCTGAGCAGCGCATCCATGCGGCCGTCCCCGTCGACATCCGCCGCCGCGACATGAGGGATCGTAACGTTGTAAGGAAGTTTTGTTCCGAAGTCCTGAGAAGTCCGGACATTCTGGTCATCTGGACGGCTGAACAATACGGGATCTCCCCTCACAAAGTACATCGTTTCGATGTTGCCATCCCCGTCATAATCTGCTGCAGCTGAACTATGGTACGAGAAGATCGGGGCGTACGGCGTTTGAATACCGACATCATCATGCGCATCGACGACACTCCCGTTCGTGACATCAAAGAGCACCGTAGGATATCCGCCTATCAACAATGCGAGGTGTTCATTCATCGCAACGATGCGATGCCCCGCGAACGGCGTGCGTACGCGAGGCAGATCCGGAGACCACAGACTCGCTGCTGTGGGATAGCGTGTGATATCGGAGGTAACGACATACATCGTGTCGTTGTCCGCACCCGCTGAGCGAAACAGAAGATGATTACCGACAAGCGTCGGCGGACAGAGGAGATAATTCCCGTTCTCCGCGGGGAACAAAAACTGCCGATCGATATCGAACATGCCATCGTTATCGCTATCATCCGGAGAAAGCAGCCAGACATGTGCATCAACGTCGGTCAATACATCATTTTTCGTCACCAACGCAATTTCGGCGACACCATCGCCGTCCCAATCTCCAACTGTGGGAGTCGTTGCGACACGCGCTGGGGAATCCACGAAACACAGCGCACCCGTGGAAAGAAATGGCGTCCCATCCTGCCGCAGAACGAACAGTTTTACACTGTCCGGCGGTAGTTCAGTGGTGGACGCCCCAGGCAGTGAATCACTGGCGAAGACGGCAAGAATCTCATCAATGCCATCCGCATCGAGATCCGCTGTCGTGATTGACACGCTGCGATTCTCGGCGAGAGAAGTGGACAGGTCCACCGGCCATCCTTCGAGGGGAGCGATGGTGTTGTCGCCGAGCGCGACATCGAGGGACATGATGGGGGCACTGGACGAAAAATTGTCCATGGTCACATGCGTGAACGCGCCGCTGTTTGCGCGGGTGTTCGGGGCGGTGAACATGCCGAAACTGTTGGTGTACACCGGGGAGATATTGTCTCGCCTCCAATAATCCAGTGCCGACCCGGTCCCGGTTTCGGTACCGAATACTGTTTCGATGTCTTCACCGATATCCTGTGGTCCACCGGCCTGCTCAAGGTCGACGCCCCGGGGATGGTCGCCCGTGTTGACGGAGTTCGATGACCGGTACGCAGTAATGACACTTTCATCGATATGCCAGATGAGCAGTCCGCCGTTAATCCGCGCTTCCCTGTCGTCGGTCAGCACGCGTCCGCCCGGGAGGGACCAGTCAATATCTTCGACATCGATGATGACACCCTTGAGCTGCGAGACGTCGCTGTTCTGAAAACCCGTGGTGTCTTTCGGGAAACGCAGCGTCTGCGTCTGTCCGCCCGATACGATGGTCACACTCTGTCCGTTGCCGCCGAGATCACGCTGACGATTCTCCACCAGCCAGTACTCGTCGCCGCTGATCGGCACACGCAGCACATCCGGCGTGGTCAGCGAGTCGGATGCTGTCATCAGGTAATTGTTCTTTCCCGGCATGGCTTCGCGGGGAATGGTCCAGCCCAGCAGCTGTTTTTCCCAGGCTGAGGGTTCGGGGGGACAAATGCCGCCGTATGCGAAAATTCCTTCACCATCCATCAGTCCGAACCGTCCGATGCCCGTCTTCCCGGTCTCCGTGTCGAAGAGGTCGGGGAGACCGGCCCAGGTACCGAAACTCGCGGCGAGCAGTCCATTGGTGGTCAACTCCAGTAGTCCCGTCGATCCATCGATCAACGGGATTTCCCTGTTGTTGGTCGTGGGAATCACTGCGCAGTTGTTGATGGACGATCCATCCGGCATGGAAATCCCGCTGAAGCTGCTTCCCAACAGCCGCTGGAAACTTTCCATTGTAAACGAAAGCGACGGGATGTCGAGCGGTGTGGGATCATAGCCCTGGATGCTTACCAGGTCAATGTCTCTCCCCCGCCCGGCATGAAAGACGACGAACATGTCATAGGCGCCGAAGGGGAAGGACGCAAACTGCTGTCCCGCTGCGGTCCATGCATCGACCGCCAGCTGCGCGACCGGGGATTCCGATTCCCCATCCTTGAAGCTGTATTCCCCGAGCGGCTTGTCCACGGTCACGATGCCGTCAAGCACAGTTCCTTTGAGGATGGTGCGACGACCGGAAACCTTACGTACATAGTTTTCGAGGAACAGCAGGTGCTGCTGAAAGAACGCCCTGTCGTGCGGCATGGGATCAAGGATTTCCGTGCCATAATCGTACTGGTATATCGTTCCGAATTTCCCCGTGCCGCTGGTGCGGTCATCCGCATCCTCCTGGAATTCAACCATGACGGCGAGAAGCCGGATGGTATCAGGCAGCGCTGCAGTCATCGCGACATCGGCAGTGCGATGGGGACTGAACGCATGGCTCAGCCGGGGTACCGCCCGTTCGGGCAACGGCTGTTGCTGCGCATGCAGCGAGACTGCTGCGAGAAGAATAAGGAGAAGGAAACCAAAGCCACGGATACGGAACATGCTGTTATCCCTTGCAATAAATCTGGCGTCGTGCTTGAACCTGTCGTCACGTTCAGGGGGAAGAAAAACGGCTCACCCCCTGCACAGAGGGTGAGCGCGTTTTCAGGTGATGCTCTGCGGATACACTCCGCTCTGTCAGTTCGCGGCGTCGTCAGCAGGAATACGCGTACCGTCGTCTTCCGGTCCGCCAGCGCGGTTCCAGTTGACGGTGAGCGTAAAGCGCAGCGTTTCCGAAAGCGGACTCGGCGTGTCGTCGTCGGAAATCGCCGTGGAAATGTAGCTGAAGTCGAAACCGTAAATGTCGTAGCGCACGCCGGCACCGAAAGTCAGGAAGCGGCGGTTGCCCTGGGAGGGATCCTCA
Protein-coding regions in this window:
- a CDS encoding CHASE2 domain-containing protein translates to MRKRLIQYFFRLEYLAASLLVLLLVQVMIMISQQLPDADETSFLNPILDRIDFLNIADVSLDAIFAVRYAEFPDKRIKVVNIGEVAPTPDGKIAALLYRLQDLGAAVVGLDIILDDLHVERFPEDRLMEVEALRLALQNVPNTVLVSGIDLETCEPTFEIIPPIRAACDNYGFANLVPDRDGVIRRFLPWAEVDGERWMSFPVKVLDMVQPSATEAVLSLPSEPQVIYYSSTFTQIPSVPIDDVLQGNMYDSFFKDAIVLVGYVNEGGLFFLDDTHKTPMGKKVGIEGPDMPGVLIHANVIDMLLKHRFIHPVAPWVDWLLTFLLSYISIALYRILRTKPPGRFGVAVLITTVLFTEAVIVFFLPLIAFFYFDLKISYNLMATAVLLFIPANAFTTWLRFRIREYSTRRALCHTANPLSEVMCVAFEDNEPFIAHTRLLHAAEVLPVFAHAVCLAEAEAREDWKPSALHSRLDDWQQRIPELSARLQADTDMARELRHFLLFLDGKKEERMRESAVKEAFLSTELQTFNEFVVFDEWELLLPRVRMLWEQLLRSYLDVPLFTVDDNGRSHGLGTLTLSPEEEGIFRELRAGVYRKGTHQSHPVRLSPLCVHAECKLHRKNELFVLGGLMRKQHGLQPYPAYFGVGPNCEPVLSRSTVVEILDFYAETA
- a CDS encoding biopolymer transporter Tol, which encodes MKLRTFFLTLLVISLSSATLLAQPDSYSAPEKDWFTITTKHFYVHYHEGAERTARVIAKVAEDVYGPITSLYDHEPDTRVSFIVKDISDYSNGAAYFFNNKIEIWASPLDFDLRGTHNWLRNVIAHEFTHIIQIQAAMKFGRRIPALTFQWFGYEKERRRDVLYGYPNLLVSYPFPGVIVPPWMAEGTAQFQRGLLGYESWDSHRDMILRSYVLSDSMLTWGEMSAFGKTSLGNESVYNAGYNLTRYIAQKYGEEKLPEITRDMSDPFVFTVDAAIKDVLGVSGQELYDDWETHLQSEYEKRIAPVMSKRVEGNLIADVGFGNFYPTWAPDGKSFAYVSNKYADYFGQSAIYLHDIESGEERMLTPGVSSTVSWSPDGKRLLYSRYNDPSVYGHLYYDLYEYNLDSEEETRITNGLRAFNPSFSPDGSSIAFAFANDGTVNLGLVDADGGNFRNVTGFVSGEQIFTPTWSPDGKWIVFGYAPRVQRGIARVHPDGSGFEPLIAEMHADARNPHFSKDGRSIYYASDRTGIFNIYRHELGDRGEDAVLTNVVGGAFMPAVNADGDLLYAAYTAGGYRIASLPDAQPLDVAGHTYLPSGMYSSPIASVDPTEWDWEALNSFDDSSVPKYEETSTYERLFQSMMYFPTIRIDEFNPDNSGVELLKPGLMMYSSDVLNRVEFMASGSINIKGERDLYLNITFRDDLPLFSSMGLYPDLSLEVFNVTRGTSTDIELRSRDTVGVDADFNLLAFSAKLGHNLFDNHMRLEVGYTHSRYTSTIGQFRLPTTDQLVPASDNLYFVGNDLSAVFRYRNLVPTRDREINPVGVRFTLYYDYEFNNFNPNGDSEVRNGILVPIYTDFNFHRFDGHLMLAAAMPWQGHSVTLRLRGASILGPEVDDFFNYYAGGITGMQGYTYYALGGNELATAQVTYRFPIVSSMDLRLGHILFDKLYGGVFADVGDAVMAPDQFTVSGMKKDVGFELRLETFSFSMYPTRIFFSGAYGIDEFTREFQLANVTYGKEWRWYFGMLFGFDLSDGF